Part of the Flavobacterium sp. MDT1-60 genome, TTTAAAACCGGGTCGTTTGGTACCAGCATTTTAACCCAGGCTTTTCCTGTAAAGTAATCTGCCGAAGCTAAATCGCCTTTAGGAAAAATTTCGTTTAATTGATTTTCTGAAGTTTTCATAATTATTTGTTTTTACTATCGATACAACTAAATCAAAAAGCAAGAATGCGCTTTAGGAAGTTAGATTTAGTTTATTAAAACCGATAAAAGATTAATACTAATTATTTCGATGCAAATTTACTTTAGTAAAACCGACCTCAGATAATGATAATCAAACAAAAAATTAAGAATATGAAACAATTTTACATTCTCAACGATTTCGGAATGGTTCCGGTAAGTCTTTTAAAGTAATTATTAAAATAGCTTGGATACTCAAATCCGAGTGAATAACCGATATCTGCAATGCTCCAGTCAGTATGTTGCAATAAAGCTTTGGCTTCGCCGATAATTCTTTCGGTAATATGCGCTGTGGTAGGTTTTCCGGTAACTTCTTTTACCGAACGATTGAGGTGATTCACGTGTACTGCAAGACTTTGAGCATAATCTTGTGGTGTTTTCAAAATTAAGGGCTGATCTTTTGTTTCTACCGGAAATTGTCTCTCTAAAAGTTCCAAAAACAATGAAGTGATTCTTGCCGAAGCATTTTTGTGTTTAAAGAAATTCTCTGAAGGTTGCATTTTCATTGATTCATGCAGAATCAAATTGATATAATTACGGATTAAATCATCTTTAAAAACATAATCTGTTTCCTGTTCTTCGATCATTTTTTTAAACAATGAATCTATAAATACTTTTTGTTCAGGTAATAAGGAAAAAATTGGAGTTCCGCCTATTTTAAACAAAGGCGATTCATGAAGACTTTCTGAACGGTCTTTTACTTTCAAAAATTCTTCAGTAAAAACACAGGCATAACCTTCATAGGAAGGAGAAATAATATCCCACGAATATGGAATATGCGGATTTCCGAAGAACAAAATAGTTCCGTCAACTTCTATCCCGCGATCCGCATAATGTATAAGACTTTTACTGGTATTGATGCAAATTTTGTAGTAATCCCTGCGGTTATAGGTCGGAATTTTACTTACATCACCATTAATTTCGTATACTTTAAAACCTTTCAGCTTTAAATCGTTTATACCAAGTTCTGAAGCCTGAAAATCTAATTGCTCTTTCATTTTGCAAAGTTATGAAAATCAAATAAAAAAATAGTTTATTTTGTTTCAAGTTTCAGGTTCAAGTTGGACAGACTTAACCGCAAGGTCCGCAAAGAATTTACGCTAAGGTCGCTAAGTTTTTTTTGGTTGGGGCGAAATAATCTCGCTAAGTCGCAGAGACGCAAAGTTTTTTCCTTACACTCTTTGCGTAATCCTTTGCGAACTTTACGGTTAAAGATCTGCAAGGTGCACTACGCTTTTTTTGGTTGGACGAAATAATCTCGTTAAGTCGCAGAGACGCAAAGTTTTTTTCCTTGCGTCCTTTGCGTAGATCTTAGCGCACCTTACGGTTAAACTACTTAACTTCTAAAACTCCTGATTTTAATCCTTTCCCTGAAGCAGTTAAAATAACTTCTTTCGATTTTTCTTCTTTTTGAACGATGATTTGTGCATATCCGTTAAAGAGTTTTCTCTTCCAGGGTTCTGCCGGAGTTACTATCTGAATAATTCCGGGATCGGTATTCATTACATCCCAGTCTTTTATTTTTTGCAAAGGCGTTGTTACAATATAAATTGTATTTTTTCCTTGTTTTAAAATAGCTTTATTTAAAATGTATTTTTGAGCATCTGCTGCACTTGGTTCAACTTTATTTCCGTTTACAAAAACTACGTTTTCTTTTCCTATTTTCTTATAGAAGAATGTTACCATATTAGAATCCGGGTTATTTTTCAACTCAAATTCTCCTCTATAGACATAGGCCGGAGCTTGATTTTTATAATCCCTGTCTTTAAAAGCCTCACTCCAATCCGTATCAGAATCATCCTTAATTTTATCTGGAAAATCAGCTGAAGCTAATTTCTTCTCCTTAAAATTATTTATAGCAACAAGATCAATGTTATCAATAAATTTATCACTCTCTAATGATGTTGGGTTTCCATTTCCTACTCCGAGAATTTTTCCGCCTTTAATTGAAAACGTGATTTCGTCGTTGGCAGTTGGGACGTGTAAACCATTTTTATCAGTCAATTCGGCCGTTACAACCACAATACTTGAATTGGAAAGATTTTCTTTATCAACAGAAAGTTTTATTTTTTCCGGATTTCCTGTTGTTTTTTGAATTTCTGTCAACACCTTTTTTCCATTTTTAAAACCGACTGCTTCCAAAGTTCCGGGTTCATATTTTACTTTCCATTCTAAGTGACCATTTTGCTCCATTTTCTTTTTTCCGAGACTCTTTTTATTGAGAAAAAATTCTACCTCATCACAATTTGAATAAGCCCAAACGTCTATTTCTTTTCCTTCCATTCCACTCCAGTTCCAATGTGGCAGAATATGTAAAACAGGTTCATTTCCCCACCAGGATTTCAAATAAAACACATTATCTTTTGGGAAACCGCAAACATCCATCATTCCAAAATAAGACGTCACCGATGGCCACCCATAAGGTGTTGGTTCTCCGCGATAATCAAAACCTGTCCAAAAAAATACTCCGGCCAAATAGGGTCTTTCGGCATAAAATTTCCATCCTTCTTCGATGCTGTAAAATGTTGGACGTGGCTTTTTATCGTAAGCACTTTGGTAATGTTTGGCATCATCTGTAAAATAAATACCTCGCGTAGCAAAAGTTGAACCTTCCTCCGTTCCCATCCCAGGCTGATTTTTAAACTGATTTCGGTGTGCATCAATATCGCCGTTTCCTAAATAATTATAACCCATAATTTCCACAACAGAAGATATTCCGCTTTTAAAACCACTGCTTATTCCAACTGTTACTGGCCTTGTAGTATCGATACTTTTCGCAAATCCCTGCATTACATTAGTAACACGTTCACCAACGATATTACCTTCAATGTTCCATTCTTCATTTCCAACCGACCAGCAAAAAATACTAGGATGATTACGGTCGCGCTCAATCATTCGCTTTAAATCATTCAAATGATAATCGTTAATTCCCATTAAACGGGTCTCATCAATCACGAGCATTCCCAATTCATCACAGGCTTTAAGTAGTTCCGGAGTTGGCGGATGGTGCGAACAGCGATAGGCATTGGAGCCCATTTCTTTGAGCTTTTTGATTCGGTAATACTGTAATTCATCCGGCAAAGCGGTTCCAATTCCGGCATGATCCTGATGATTATTGGTTCCTTTTAGTTTAACCGATTTTCCATTCAGAAAAAAACCTTTTTCAGCATCAAACTTCATTGTTCTGATTCCAAAAGGCGTTTCATAACGATCAATTATTTTTCCATTTTGCTTAATTTGAGTTTCTAAATGGTATAAATTCGGATTCTCAATATCCCATAACAATGGATTTTTTACATTTAATTTTGAAGTAAAATTTGCCTTTTTGTAAAATTCAGGAGCCGGAACATTTTCAGAAACAGAAGTAATTTGTTTTCTTCCAGTATCCAATATAGTCTGAATAATTTCAATTGAACCTTTATCATTTCCTTTATTTTCAATAGTAACTTCAGCCGTAATTTCAGCATTATCATTTTTGATTTCCGAAATAACATAAGTACCATTTGTCACCACATGAATCGGATTTGTTTTTTGCAGATATACATGTCTGTAAATTCCGGCACCTTCATAAAACCAGCCTTCTTCCATTGAAGCATCGACCCGAACGACAATTGTATTTTCTCCGCCATAATTCACATAAGCTGAAACATCATATTCAAATCCATTATAACCACTTTCTTCTGTTCCGAGGAAATAGCCGTTAAAAAACACTTTTGAATTTCTAAAAACGCCATCAAACTTTAAAGAAATAATTTGGCCTTTATCGCTTTCGGGAATATTGATTTTTTTTCGGTACCAACCGATACTTTTTTCAGGAAAACCTTTTCCGGCCATTTTAAATCCATGACTGTAACTTGCTTTTTTGCTGAAGGATTGTTCAACAACCCAATCATGAGGCAAATCCAATTTTCGCCAGGCACGGTCATCAAAACCTGACGCTGCCGGTCCATCGCCAAATCCGGTTTTTGTCAAATAAGAGAAATAACCTTCGGCATGCCCAAAATCTTTTTGAGTATCATACAAATGGCCAAATGAAAAACGCCAATCTTTATCAATTAAAATCAATTCTCTATCTGATTTATTTTGTGCCGAAGTACAAAACGAAATCAAAAAAATAAAACAGGATAGTATTTCCTTCTGAAAAATAGTTTTCATGAATAATGTGGTTTACAGAAATGGTTAGCAAATAGCTATAAAATTAAAGTTTAAAAGCGTGATAAATTAATAGTATTTTGTCAAAAGATGATCTTTATGTCAAACAATAATAACTAAAAATTAGACGTTAAAAATTTAGAATCATTCTATCAGCGGTTCTGGAACAAATCTTGTTCTTTTAATGTAATTTTATATTAAAATCAACAAAAACCAAATTTAATCATGAGTGTTATAAAAGACGAAAATACGCTTCTTAGCACCATTAAGCGTATTGATGAAAAAATAGATAAATTAAATGATCAAAAAATAATTGCCTTTTTTGACCACCTTGGATTAACCGAAAGGCCAGATGTTCCAAAGAATTTTCTAGATTTTGAAACCATACTTATTATCGTTCCAAACCGACATATTTCGCACGAATTAAAATATTTTAAATATTCCATTTCCCGACTTTCTTTCGTTACTAATCCTTATGCGAAACAAATTCACGTTTATGACTTTAAGGAATGGAACAGCATTACCAGAAATAAAACACAGTTTCAGGTAAGAGAATTGCTAAAAACCAGTTTTGGAGGCATAAGAGATATTACTGAAGAAATGAATTAACTATCGCCAATGAAATGGATTACCAGAGAAAGACCTAAAATTGACAGAATTGCGTGCCCATGGCTAATCAAAAAATTTGTTGATCAGGATGCCGAATTCATTTATGTTCCCTTTAATGAAGTGGTTGCGAAAGCCGAAGCATTAAATGCAATTCCGTTTGACATTCCCAATGTCGAATATACGCATTACAACGAAGAATGCACTTTTGATTACATTGTAAAAAAGCATCAAATTAAGGATCCTGCCGTTCTAATAATAGCCAAAATTGTTCGTGGAGCTGATACTGATCAACATGAAATTGCAAAAGAAGCTGCCGGACTCTGGGCAATTTCTGCAGGGCTTTCACATAATATCACCAACGATGCTGAACTATTGACGAACGGAATAGTTATCTATGATGCACTTTACAGCTGGGCAACACATTTGTACAAACAAAATCATTTGCAAAACAGTCCCTTTGAAAGTTTGCTTCATGAAGTGTACAACAAATTTTTAGCTGAGAAGAAATCAAATCAAAAAACACCTTTGTGGGTTAAGGATTTAAAAGAAATAATTCAGGATCAGATTGATACCCAGTTTGCTTTTGATCTAAAGAAAATTTCAAATGATTTAGAACTTAATCCTTCCTATCTATCCAGAGAATTTTCTAAGTATTTTGAAGATTTGAATTTTGGTGAATATGTTCGGAAATTGCGAATCGAAAAAGCGATAAACCTTATTCAAAATTCTACTTATACCCTAACTGAAATTGCTTATATGACGGGCTTTTCAGACCAAAGTCATTTTACACGAATTTTTAAACTACACACCGGAAAAAATCCTTCATCGTACCGAAAAAATTCGCTAAAAAGTAAACCAGATACAAAAGGTAAATAAGATTCTATTTATATCTACTAAGTCTATATAGTTTTGTTTTATAAACAAAAACTATCATGATTTCATTTAGACACATTACTATTATTGCTGTATTTATAAGCACTATTACGGCATTTTCTCAAACAACTTATCCTAAAATAACAGGGTATTTCGGTATCCTTCATCCAATTGTAACGATAAGCAATGAGCAAACGAATTTAAATTTCAGAGATTACTACGCCGTTGGTTTTCCAACCGGAATCAACATCTGGAAAAGTTCAAAAATAGGTTTCTCTTTCGAAATTGTTCCGAATATAAAAGTTCAGGGTGCTAGTGACAAAGTAACCAATATATTATTCCATCCCGGTGTTCTGGTTGCTTTAGGAAAGGGTTATACTTTTGCCGGAAGAGCAGCGTTTGAAAGCAGTGGTCGATATGGTTTTACACCTGTAATTAATAAAACGGTTCTAAAAAGTGAGAATTGCAGTTATTTTGTTGCGGTTCCTTTACCCGTAAGATTTGGTAATGATCATCCTGCAACATTTACAGTTGGTTTTCAATTTGGAATTGCTTTTTAAAAAACTTTATCAATGGCAGATTTAAAATATACATTAAGAGAACTAACCCTGTATTTTCTAAAACTAGGCACAATAGGTTTTGGAGGTCCGGTTGCCCTTGTAGGCTATATGCACAAAGACCTAGTAGAAAATCGAAAATGGATCTCTGATGAAGAATACAAACAAGGCTTAGCTTTGGCACAATTGGCTCCCGGACCGTTAGCTGCACAATTAGGTATCTATATTGGTTTTATACATTATCGTTTATTAGGCGCTACTTTAATCGGATTTGCATTTATATTACCTTCCTTTTTAATGGTTGTTCTTTTAGGAATCGTATACAAATTATATGGAGGATTATCCTGGATTCAGGCTGCATTTTATGGTGTTGGCGCAGCTGTTATTGGCCTTATATTGGTTAGTTCGTATAAACTTACCGTAAAATCTATTGGTAAATTCAACATAGAATCTTTTAAAATAAATTGGCTTTTGTGGCTGTTTTTTCTCATTGCTTTAGGCGTAACTTTTATAACACAGCAAGAACCCGTTTTACTATTTATTGTTGCAGGTTTTTTATATATGCTTATAAAAGCACCTCCGAAATGGTTAAACTCAAAATCTATAAATTCGATATTGTTTCTACAAATTCCTTTTTGGAATTATGAAAACGATACACTACTAAAAATTGCAATTTTCTTCGCCCAGGCAGGAACATTTGTATTTGGAAGCGGTTTAGCCATCGTGCCCTTTTTACATTCCGGTGTTGTAATCGAAAATCATTGGCTCACAGAACAGCAATTTCTGGATTCTGTCGCTGTCGCAATGATTACGCCTGGACCTGTAGTTATAACAGTCGGATTTATTGGCTATTTGGTTGACGGATTTATTGGGGCTTTGGTTGCTGCTTTAGCAACATTTTTGCCTTGCTATTTATTTACCGTTGCAATGGCGCCTTCCTTTCATAAAATTGCCAAAGATAAATCGGTCAAAGCATTTGTTGATGGTATAACGGCAGCGGTTATTGGAGCGTTGGTTGGATCTGTTTTTGTAATTGCTTCCCGTACTATAATTGATATTCCAACTGCTTTTATAGCTACTATAACTATTGCTGCTTTGTTGTATGTTAAAAATATAGCTGAACCCTACATCATACTTATTGCTGCTGTTGTTGGCTTAATTATAAAATTGATATAAAGATGTAAGGTTTTTGATTGTGTAGTTTAACCGCAAAGTTCGCAAAGGGATTACGCGAGGTTCGCAAAGTTAATCACATACAGCTTTGCGAACTTAATAACACCAACTATCGCACACCAATATAAAAATACTTTGCGCACTTTGCGGTAAAATTAACTCGCTAAGCTCAACATACCAATCTTATCTAATTTCGAAAATACTGATAAACTTTTGTTCTAGTTTTTTCCTTTTTCTCTCTTCATTCCATCTCGAATAAAAGGCCATAAAAAGTAAAAACAAATTAACGATTGTAGACGCTCTTCTGAGTCCTCTTGCAAAAAACAGAAAAAATATATTGATTACCAGAATTAGAATTATCGGAGAATATCTTGTCCAAATAACTTGAAATTTATTGTTTGCTTCAATAACATAGTCGACGCTGACTTTATTATTAACATCCTTATAATTTCCTTTTACAATAAAGGGTGTCGATGACTTCGGAGAATTTACTGTTAATCTAAAACTTGTATTATCAAAAGAACCATAAAAGGGTTTTATTGTACCGGATATAGGAAATATTCTAACCTTTTCCGTGTGTGCAGTTGTAGAACCAATTTCAGTATTGTTTTTTAATCTTGTTCTGAATTCAGATAAACTGAGTTTTGATTCCATTTAATTAAAATTTCCTTTCTAGTTTTGCTGTGGTGCCAATATACTTTTCACCATTTCATTCAAAGCATTTCCATGAATGTTTTTAGCCAGAATAATTCCGTTTTTGTCTATTAAAAAATTTAATGGTACAGATTGAAGCATATAATCTACAGCAGCAGGAGATTTCCAATATTTAAGATCACTTACTTGTATCCATGGAAGTTTTTGTTTGGCAATAGCTCCTAACCAAAGTGGCTTTTTAGTATCCATTGAAACACTGTAAATGGATAATTTACCCGGATACGTATTATATAATTTTATCAATTCCGGATGTTCCTTTGTGCATGGTCCACACCAGGACGCCCAAAAGTCAATTAAAACTAAATCTCCCCTTAAGGAAGTAAGGGCCACATTATTTCCTTTTGTATCCGGAAGATCGATTTCAGGGGCTATATCTCCCACTTCAAGACCAACAACTTGTGCATTTGAGGTTAAAACGGAGCATAAGAATGCCAAAATGAGTAAAGTTTTTTTCATAATAATCATCGATAAATTTGGGGTTATCATTATATAAAGCAAATATAAATACTTATTCATTATTCTTCCCTTCTTCATAAAATTTTCCTAAATAATTTTCTTTAAATTGGTATATCGGGAAAAGTCGATATATTTGCATCATGGAACAAATAGAAATATTTAAGGCACTGTCGAACAAATCCAGATTACAAATGCTGGAATGGTTAAAAGAACCCGAAATACACTTCCCGGAACAACTCCAGCATGCAGGATTTGAACATGGCGTTTGTGTTGGGCAAATACAAGCCAAGGCGGGCCTGACGCAATCAACAGTTTCTGAATACCTGTCCATTTTACAACGTGCCGGCTTTATAGAAGCCACACGCGTTGGACAATGGACCTACTATAAACGCAACGAAGGTGCCTTTGAAGCACTCAGTAAATTAATTCAATCTAATTTGTAAATTACTATGAGTACAAACAACCTGTTTTCGCCATTTAACTTAAAAACGTTAAATCTTAAAAACCGAATCGTAATGGCGCCAATGACGCGCTCCTTTTCTCCAAACGGAATACCAACTGATGAAGTAGCTTCTTACTACCAAAAAAGAGCTGAAGGTGAAGTTGGATTAATATTATCTGAAGGAACCGTAATCAACAGGCCTTCCTCATCAAATGATGCTAATGTACCTCATTTTCATGGTGATGCAGCTTTAAAAGGATGGAAAAATGTTATTGATGAAGTTCATGCTGCAGGCGGAAAAATGGGACCGCAAATCTGGCATATGGGAATTATGGACAATCATCATTCTGGATGGGTTCCGCCCGTTCCTTTTGAAGGTCCTTCTGGACTAAACCGACCTGACTTTAGAAATGGTGTAACCATGTCTGAAAAAGATATTGAAGATACTATTCTTGCTTTTGGACAAGCTGCTGCTGATGCCAAAAGACTAGGTTTTGATACCATTGAAATTCACGGGGCTCACGGTTATTTAATTGACCAGTTTTTTAGAGCAGAAACTAATTTACGTACTGATATTTATGGTGGAAAAACATTGCCGGAGCGTAATCGTTTTGCTATTGAAGTCGTAAAAGAAGTAAGAAAACAAGTGGGTAAAGATTTTGCAGTAATCATGCGTTTTTCTCAATTTAAACCTTCTGATTACAATTATAAACTGGCAAAAAACCCACAGGAATTAGAAGCATGGCTTACACCTCTTGTGGATGCCGGAGTTGATATTGTACACGCTTCACAACGCAGATTTTGGGAACCGGAATTTGAAGGTTCTGATTTAAACTTTGCAGGTTGGGCTAAAAAAGTAACTGGAGCACCAACAATTACTGTTGGTTCTGTAGGACTTTCAGGAGATTTCTTTGGAGCTTTTGCCGGAGAAAGTTCTGAACCAACTTCTTTAGAAGAATTAAACAGACGTTTCGACAGAGGCGATTTTGATTTGGTTGCTGTTGGAAGACCTCTTTTATCTGATCCGAATTGGGTTGCAAAAATCAAAGCCGGAAAAACAGATGAATTGAAAGGTTTCAGCAAAGAAGCTTTAGGGCAATTGGTTTTGGAATAAGTCTTTTTTAAGATACAAAGTTGCAGAGGTTCAGAGGGACAAAGGTTTTTTTCTGAACTTATATAAAATCGTAACCATTATATGCGCCATTGTAGAGGCGCACAGCAGTGCGTCTACACAAAGTATATCAACAAAAAAGATCAAATCATAAATGCAAAAAGGGATGAAACAAAGTATGTTTCATCCCTTTTTTTGAATAGCTAATAACTAACAAAATTAGAAATTCAATATTTTTTAATTAGGTTCAGAGTTGCAAAGGCTCAGAGGGACAAAGTTTTTCCTTTGAACCTTTGTAGCTATGCCACTTTGCTCCTTCTCTGAAATTTCTTTTGAAGCCAATTTCTAACAGGCTCATCGTATAATTTCAAACATAAATACGCAATAACAATACTGGTAATTAAAACGCCAATTCCTACCATATATCCATCTTCTAATGCTACTTTATTATCAACCACCCAGGCAAAATACCAATAAATTAGCGGATAATGTGTGATATAAATTGGATAAGATATATCACCTAAAAGTTTGCATATTTTAGCAGAGAAAGCACTTTTAATTTCACCTCCCGCACCAATAGCAACAATTAGAGGAAATACTAAAATAATACAGAAAGATTCATACAAACCATTCATCCATAAGCTATTTTCATCTCCGATTCTTGGTATAATAAGAACTGCAGAAATCAGTAAACTGCAAACCCAGAAAGCACCTTTTATGTGGATTAATTTACCTAAACGACAAAGTAAAACACCTGCAAAAAACGGATATAACAAACGTGTAAAACCAACATTCATTTGTTCTAAATTCAAAGACCATCCGCCAATCACATCTCCTTTTGGTCCGAAAACAGTATAATTAATCAGCATTCCGGCGAATATCAATACAAAAATGGTCATGACTTTATTGGAGAATTTACGAAATAAAACAGCATATAAAATATTGGCTATATATTCAAAGAAAAGCGACCATGCCGGCCCGTCAAGCGGATGCATTTCGCCCCATCCCCTGATTTCCATTGAGGGTGGAATTGGCAATAATGTAAAACCGATAACCATGGTTAAAATTACTTTCCACACTTCCATACCAGCGATTTGAGGAAACAAAATATCCGAAGCCTGAAAATAATAGAATATGGCGCCAATTATCATTCCCATAATGACCATGGGCTGAAGGCGAATTAAGCGTCGTTTGTAAAATTCCCATTGTGTCATTTTTGCCCAGCGATCGTCATAAGCATAGGCTACCACAAATCCGGACAAAAGAAAAAAGAAATCAACGGCTAAATAACCATGGTTTATTATTTGTTTAAATCGGCTTCCTCCGTTATGCGCTTCAAAAATATGAAATGCAACAACTAAAATAGCGGCTACTCCACGTAAGCCATCCAGAATTTCGTAATGTTTTTTTGGTTTAAAATCAGTAGAAATTGAACTCATAAAAAAATTGTTTTTGGTTTATTAAAGGTTAGTTAATCTTGGTTTGTGTATTTAACCGCAAAGTACGCAAAGGTTTTACGCCAAGTTCGCTAAGTTTTATTCACATAGCTTTGCGAACTTAAAAAGACAACGTAAACACAACGATAAAAAAATACTTAGCGCACCTTGCGGTAAAATTCGCAAAGCTTTACGTAAAACTACATAATTATCTAATTTTCTAATTATCTCAATTATCTAATTATCTATTCCTGGTGATTCTTAAGCCATTCTAATCTTCGTTGATCCGGTAAATGTGTTACTTTAAAATTTTCGAATTTAGCTTCGAAACCTTTTCCGTATGGTGATGCGGCCATTAAACCAACCATTACGGGTGTATTATCTTGTAACGGCGCATTTCTTGTCATAATATAATTTTTATCATCGTAAGAGAAAAAC contains:
- a CDS encoding acyltransferase, with amino-acid sequence MSSISTDFKPKKHYEILDGLRGVAAILVVAFHIFEAHNGGSRFKQIINHGYLAVDFFFLLSGFVVAYAYDDRWAKMTQWEFYKRRLIRLQPMVIMGMIIGAIFYYFQASDILFPQIAGMEVWKVILTMVIGFTLLPIPPSMEIRGWGEMHPLDGPAWSLFFEYIANILYAVLFRKFSNKVMTIFVLIFAGMLINYTVFGPKGDVIGGWSLNLEQMNVGFTRLLYPFFAGVLLCRLGKLIHIKGAFWVCSLLISAVLIIPRIGDENSLWMNGLYESFCIILVFPLIVAIGAGGEIKSAFSAKICKLLGDISYPIYITHYPLIYWYFAWVVDNKVALEDGYMVGIGVLITSIVIAYLCLKLYDEPVRNWLQKKFQRRSKVA
- a CDS encoding NADH:flavin oxidoreductase, whose amino-acid sequence is MSTNNLFSPFNLKTLNLKNRIVMAPMTRSFSPNGIPTDEVASYYQKRAEGEVGLILSEGTVINRPSSSNDANVPHFHGDAALKGWKNVIDEVHAAGGKMGPQIWHMGIMDNHHSGWVPPVPFEGPSGLNRPDFRNGVTMSEKDIEDTILAFGQAAADAKRLGFDTIEIHGAHGYLIDQFFRAETNLRTDIYGGKTLPERNRFAIEVVKEVRKQVGKDFAVIMRFSQFKPSDYNYKLAKNPQELEAWLTPLVDAGVDIVHASQRRFWEPEFEGSDLNFAGWAKKVTGAPTITVGSVGLSGDFFGAFAGESSEPTSLEELNRRFDRGDFDLVAVGRPLLSDPNWVAKIKAGKTDELKGFSKEALGQLVLE
- a CDS encoding TlpA disulfide reductase family protein — its product is MKKTLLILAFLCSVLTSNAQVVGLEVGDIAPEIDLPDTKGNNVALTSLRGDLVLIDFWASWCGPCTKEHPELIKLYNTYPGKLSIYSVSMDTKKPLWLGAIAKQKLPWIQVSDLKYWKSPAAVDYMLQSVPLNFLIDKNGIILAKNIHGNALNEMVKSILAPQQN
- a CDS encoding helix-turn-helix transcriptional regulator; this encodes MEQIEIFKALSNKSRLQMLEWLKEPEIHFPEQLQHAGFEHGVCVGQIQAKAGLTQSTVSEYLSILQRAGFIEATRVGQWTYYKRNEGAFEALSKLIQSNL
- a CDS encoding chromate resistance protein ChrB domain-containing protein, which encodes MKWITRERPKIDRIACPWLIKKFVDQDAEFIYVPFNEVVAKAEALNAIPFDIPNVEYTHYNEECTFDYIVKKHQIKDPAVLIIAKIVRGADTDQHEIAKEAAGLWAISAGLSHNITNDAELLTNGIVIYDALYSWATHLYKQNHLQNSPFESLLHEVYNKFLAEKKSNQKTPLWVKDLKEIIQDQIDTQFAFDLKKISNDLELNPSYLSREFSKYFEDLNFGEYVRKLRIEKAINLIQNSTYTLTEIAYMTGFSDQSHFTRIFKLHTGKNPSSYRKNSLKSKPDTKGK
- a CDS encoding AraC family transcriptional regulator, with product MKEQLDFQASELGINDLKLKGFKVYEINGDVSKIPTYNRRDYYKICINTSKSLIHYADRGIEVDGTILFFGNPHIPYSWDIISPSYEGYACVFTEEFLKVKDRSESLHESPLFKIGGTPIFSLLPEQKVFIDSLFKKMIEEQETDYVFKDDLIRNYINLILHESMKMQPSENFFKHKNASARITSLFLELLERQFPVETKDQPLILKTPQDYAQSLAVHVNHLNRSVKEVTGKPTTAHITERIIGEAKALLQHTDWSIADIGYSLGFEYPSYFNNYFKRLTGTIPKSLRM
- the galA gene encoding beta-galactosidase GalA, yielding MKTIFQKEILSCFIFLISFCTSAQNKSDRELILIDKDWRFSFGHLYDTQKDFGHAEGYFSYLTKTGFGDGPAASGFDDRAWRKLDLPHDWVVEQSFSKKASYSHGFKMAGKGFPEKSIGWYRKKINIPESDKGQIISLKFDGVFRNSKVFFNGYFLGTEESGYNGFEYDVSAYVNYGGENTIVVRVDASMEEGWFYEGAGIYRHVYLQKTNPIHVVTNGTYVISEIKNDNAEITAEVTIENKGNDKGSIEIIQTILDTGRKQITSVSENVPAPEFYKKANFTSKLNVKNPLLWDIENPNLYHLETQIKQNGKIIDRYETPFGIRTMKFDAEKGFFLNGKSVKLKGTNNHQDHAGIGTALPDELQYYRIKKLKEMGSNAYRCSHHPPTPELLKACDELGMLVIDETRLMGINDYHLNDLKRMIERDRNHPSIFCWSVGNEEWNIEGNIVGERVTNVMQGFAKSIDTTRPVTVGISSGFKSGISSVVEIMGYNYLGNGDIDAHRNQFKNQPGMGTEEGSTFATRGIYFTDDAKHYQSAYDKKPRPTFYSIEEGWKFYAERPYLAGVFFWTGFDYRGEPTPYGWPSVTSYFGMMDVCGFPKDNVFYLKSWWGNEPVLHILPHWNWSGMEGKEIDVWAYSNCDEVEFFLNKKSLGKKKMEQNGHLEWKVKYEPGTLEAVGFKNGKKVLTEIQKTTGNPEKIKLSVDKENLSNSSIVVVTAELTDKNGLHVPTANDEITFSIKGGKILGVGNGNPTSLESDKFIDNIDLVAINNFKEKKLASADFPDKIKDDSDTDWSEAFKDRDYKNQAPAYVYRGEFELKNNPDSNMVTFFYKKIGKENVVFVNGNKVEPSAADAQKYILNKAILKQGKNTIYIVTTPLQKIKDWDVMNTDPGIIQIVTPAEPWKRKLFNGYAQIIVQKEEKSKEVILTASGKGLKSGVLEVK
- a CDS encoding chromate transporter; this encodes MADLKYTLRELTLYFLKLGTIGFGGPVALVGYMHKDLVENRKWISDEEYKQGLALAQLAPGPLAAQLGIYIGFIHYRLLGATLIGFAFILPSFLMVVLLGIVYKLYGGLSWIQAAFYGVGAAVIGLILVSSYKLTVKSIGKFNIESFKINWLLWLFFLIALGVTFITQQEPVLLFIVAGFLYMLIKAPPKWLNSKSINSILFLQIPFWNYENDTLLKIAIFFAQAGTFVFGSGLAIVPFLHSGVVIENHWLTEQQFLDSVAVAMITPGPVVITVGFIGYLVDGFIGALVAALATFLPCYLFTVAMAPSFHKIAKDKSVKAFVDGITAAVIGALVGSVFVIASRTIIDIPTAFIATITIAALLYVKNIAEPYIILIAAVVGLIIKLI